In Afipia sp. P52-10, the sequence GGGTCTTGCCGGCATCGCGCTCGGCCTGTGTTTCACCGACGCAGACGATCGCGGTCAGGCCGCCGCGCCAGGCTGCCTGCGCCTTCGTCTTAACGACCGCATCTGTTTCGCCGTGATCTGACCGCCGCTCGGAGTGGCCGACGATCACGAACCACGCGCCGGCATCCCTCAGCATTTCGGCTGAGATATCGCCGGTGTGCGCCCCCGACGGCGCCTGATGACAGTCCTGGCCGCCGATCGCGACGACGGAGCCGCGCGCGCGGGTCGCAAAGGCCGTGACCAGCGTCGCCGGCGGACAAATCAAAAGATCGACCTTGGGTGCTAGGGGCGCAGATGCAGCGATAATCGCCTGAAGTTCGGTGCTCGAGGCCGCCAAACCATTCATCTTCCAGTTG encodes:
- the tpiA gene encoding triose-phosphate isomerase, producing MAGRKQRPLIAGNWKMNGLAASSTELQAIIAASAPLAPKVDLLICPPATLVTAFATRARGSVVAIGGQDCHQAPSGAHTGDISAEMLRDAGAWFVIVGHSERRSDHGETDAVVKTKAQAAWRGGLTAIVCVGETQAERDAGKTLEVVGRQLDGSVPDNATADTLVVAYEPVWAIGTGLTPTVKDVEQVHGFIREKLSSRFAGEGAAIRILYGGSVKPSNAAELLSIAHVNGALIGGASLKAADFLAIATACP